Part of the Zingiber officinale cultivar Zhangliang chromosome 6A, Zo_v1.1, whole genome shotgun sequence genome, cttatataaaattaatatacaacttatttttaaattatagacaataaacatatttatctaataattactatatataaataaacaaatacCAAAACCGTATCGACACGATACCGAAACTGTATTgtcaagattttaaaccttggttgaTGATAAACTCAAAACTTGCACAATGTCAAAAGTTGACTACTATATTCAAATTGTAAATTTGACAGCCATTATACCAATGCAAACATTTAACCTTAGGCACTGCTGTTTTATGGCAAGTTATTTGTATCATAATTCatcttaatttaaaaataaattgatgaGAAAGAATAAAAATTTTAGGAAGTGCTAGAGTTGTGCCAAAGGCTTCTTAATTTACATACTAATATCCaaataaaacccttatatataaaGGTAGCTGAAGTtgcatttttttttgtgattttttccCTGGGAGAAGTCTCAATGCGGTCTGCTCACCTAGCACTTCCACCTAGGCAAAACTAGATTGAAATCatcaatcaaattaaatttgtacTGCACAAGGAACTTTACCTAGTTTTAACATCTAGGCTACTGGACCCTGATAGCATAAGATTAGTATATCTACTTTGCCAATGATCAAATTGTACCTAGTTTTAACATCAGGTTCTTGTCCATTATAAAAATTGGTAACCACATGTACTGAGATTGCCAATTGTCAAGTTTTCTGTTCTGTTATTAATTTGCTTAGTCTGGAATAGGACGATACAAGTAACTGATTATGCAAATTACTCATCATGTCACATTTCTGAAGTTGTCTGTTAGAACCTGATTTCCCATTTTAGCAAGACAAAAGCAAATTCATAACCAACACATTTCCATTTTTTAAAATGTAAGAACTCAAAAGGTTGACCATTATGATAAAAAGCGAAAGCAAGTATATATAGACCTGACAGTTTAAGGGGAGAATGAATTATGTTAGGATTTGAAgttgaaatggaaaaaaaaatgagcATACAACTGACCTTCCTAGTCCATGAAAAACCTCTGCAGATACAGAGAACGTTTCAGTTGGTGAAGCTTCTAGATTGAGCTTTACAATTACGGGAAGAAGTTTTCTCCAAACAATTTGATTCAAGTGACTTGTTGCTATATCACCATAAGCATCTGGATACTGCAAGTTTGACACAGTCAGAAGAGCCACCATTAGAAACATCATATCTTATTTTTTGCATTATCTCCTTTTTTTTATTTGACAAATTCCCAAATTTGTTTCCAGAATTTGAAGCATTATGAGACACCACCACACCACCCTTTTGATCATGGTTCAAAAGTAGTGTCAATTTCATCTCATTCACTGATGTATCATTTTCCCATCCAATCACATAATAAACGAGCTCCTTGATAAACAGGGGCCATGTGGATTGTAAAAGTGCAGGATGAAGGAGTGGTAAAATCTCCAAAATAGTACGCAATACTGGCGGGAGATTTTCCTGGATCTGCAAATGGTAACAGTTCTGAAGAAATACTATCAAATAGCTTCGCTACTAAAGGTATTATATATCATTAGTTACAAGTAGTGGGTTTAGTTTCATAGTGGATGTTTGATGGTTAGGGCTTATATAGTGTCCTATATATACCTTGTAATAGTTGTCTCTTtagttaaaaataaataacaagaaTACAACCTTTTCCCACTTAGCATAAGGTAGATGATTCTGATGCAATGGTTCCTCCTCCAAGCCATAATTTCTTCCCAAGTTCTAAAGAACAAAGCAGTGTGGCCAGACCACTCTTCGTGCCTGTCTTTTTGCTGCCTATTCTAACTTATCTTCTTTATGTGATATTAAACCTGCTTCCACCTCACAATGCCCTTCTATTAGGACTTGCCACCAGATCATGGTCTCCGCCGACCATCACTACTGCTAGATGCAACTCCACGAGATCTTCCTTGCCCATGGGATCTTCTTTCTCCACAAGATATCTTCCTATGTCTTGGCCTCACACATCCTTGTATCTTACGCATCAACATGACTCGTGTCTGCATGAACTGCCACTATTTTATCAGTGGTCTTCCAGATCTATGTCAGCCTACTTCATCCAATGGAAACTACTGCTTGCTCCAGAGAAAACAAAACTTTTGCCCCTCTGTTCTCCTCTAGTATATATCACCTTCCATAACTACCATTATGAGCCTTGACTTTACAAGACCAATTCCTACATAATCCTTCTTTCGAGTTCCATATTTTGCTGCTCCACTCGTCATGAGCATCTTCCCCACACTTTCAGATCCAGCAATGGTTACTTATACTCCAAAATAGCATCCTAGGTGCATAAAGCCAAGGTTAAATCCAACCGTGCTTCATGCAGGCTTGTCTTGGCTGGCTTTCAGAAGGTTATTCTACAGTGTTTACTTCCTCGAGCTAGATCCAAAGAAGGGAATGCCCCATCTTTACTTTCTCCAAGCATCTAGTTCTCCTCTCCTCTAAAACGTATTTTCTACTGCAAAATGCAACCGAGACATCTCTGTTTTTCTCAATCATCTTATGGACCTCCTGTGCTGTCCTTGGAGCAGGTGAAGATTTGAACAATGCCTACTCTCTACTTTTATTAACTGAATTTGTTCACTTTATAGAAGAACTAATATCTGAAAGCTGAGATCAGATTAACGCGTGGTAAAGCCCACTAAAAATATCTGTGATGAGAGAACTTACAGCTTCTCTTTCCACATTgcttgaattccttgaacttctaATTGCCAAATGCAATATACCAAGAAGCTGCAAATACATATCCACATTAAACATCATGTGTGCTTGAGTATACAGATCTCCTGTTAAAGACAATGCCTTAAAATCAATGGAAAATGGGAAATCGAAAATAAACAATTTATACAATCATATTTTCCATTAATTACCGAGTCCAAGCAGTATCTCCTGCTTAACATTGCTGGCTGAACTACTAGTATAACTGGGGAACATCTGAATTACAAGCTTATAGACATCAAGCATGGATTTTATATAAGACGATGCCAAATTTCCATGCAATAATTTTTCTCAGTGAAACTAGTCATGTCAGTAGAAGATTTCATGAATATCTATTACATTTTTCATAGCATGAAAGAGTATTCCGTTTTTCTACTTAAATTGGATTGGATTCGGTTCTTATGTTCAGCCATTATTTGctaaaaaactataagccatttGTTTGGACATACAAACTACGACCTTGGGACAATGAGAACTAACAACTGTCTGTAAACAGATTATTGCTGCCAGAGCAACTTCTTTACTCCCATTTATTATGCTACTCTACAGGAGTCCGTATAACTTTAACTCATTGAAGAGATCAAGAAAGTTTGGATCCGaagaaaagggaaaaatgagcataacATCCTTGTTATTCATCCCAAAACCAATACAATTGTTTCATCCCATTGCTTTGGGGCTCTATTACGAAACTCAGTTTATCAGCTCATGGAAACGGTTTTCATGCTTCCTAAAGGCAACTAAAATTATAAAATGCATATTCATCACAGTTTATACCTATGGTGAATGAGCATATGAATAGCTTTTCCTACTTGAGTTCCTAGATCTTTCCCTTGTCACTCTTCCCTCAATGAACTTGATGCCTATGGGAAGCATTGTTAACATACCGAAAGATGAAGCAGGTTAAATTTTTGCACATCTACACCGTCCAAAATGGGAAACACATAATTCAAGAGGCATTCCTCCCACATATGTCTGGAAATCTTCTGACCGTGACTGCCTAAAGTCTGGAACAAAGTTCTAATTGCTGAATTCCTTAACGGTAAAAGATCagcaatattttaatttttaattaaattcaaatgtaATAGGGAAAGATAATTGAGAAATAATAATTATGTTTGAATTTGGACCTTTAAGATGATAAAAACCTGTGTTTGGTCTAtgaaaattttcagaattttcaaTTTTTGTTCTCAATTTATAGGAAACAGTTttcagaaaagaaataaaaaatgaaaactgtTTTagtgaaacacaaaatcgaaaatgaAAATTCTGAGAACTTCAACCAAACTAATTCAGTTCCTACGAGCACTGCTAGATAGTTATTGATGGCTGCTGGCTTGTGGCTTCCAAAGGCATGCACAGTTAGATGCTTAATTTAATTGTTTTATAACTTCCAGTATAGTATGCTCATAGTGTAAAACAAAATGTAAGCTAAAATGCAAACTCAAATCAAGTAAAAAGCAGAAAAGGTAATTGAAAGCACCTGAAAAATGTGATTTACATGATTCTACCACGTGAAATAAAATACATGGTAAAAAAAATACTACTTACACTTGAAAGATCAACATCACGTCACACATTACCAGCTAGTCTAACATCGTTGTTGTACCACTGATCATGTGATATTGTTGAACATTTTCGTCTTCCTTGCCTTAAATTCAGATTTATGGAACCATACCTAGTGAAAACCAATGATCAAAATTTTCAATTGTTGTGAAGTTTCGGCCTTTAACTAGAACGATATTGCTTTGATATCATGTAGACACTAAGATGTAATAAATTATCAAAATGTCTCCTCTTGCTTCATCTCTGTCATCCTTCAACCTCCAATTCACTACTGGCACCATGCATTGGAACATCGGTACGATGCCGAAACAATATCCTttcatctaaaaattaaaacttcggCATTGTTCAAGATTTTGAACCTTGCTCCAATATATGGTGCTAGTGACGAATTGGGGGTGGAAGGAAATGAAGAAAAATAAGAAGATACGACAACTACAAACTAAAGTTTGAGCTTTGTGTTCCATTTGAAATGATATAGTTTTGACATTGTCAAGGTATAAAAATAGCAACATTATCTTAACTCATCTTGACCTATATTGTAGCATACCAAGGGGTGATGAAAGCTGACATGATACTTTGGCATGATTGACAATGAAATAAGAGACATTATCTATGTTGAGTAATATTGCGTTTTAGTAATTTATCATAACAATACATTTTGATTGCTTTGGCTTGTACAATGCAAGATTCCAAACCATAGTGAAAGGCCCATTCTTCTTCTATATTAGTGCAGAATTCCCTACCTGTCTACGTGAATTTGGGGAAAGAGTTGGCCTTCGGGTTAATAGGTTGAAATCATGCACCTACTTGGCTGGAGTTGAGGATAGGGTCCGCATGAGGTTGTTGTCCATCACGGGCTTTCAAGAGGGCTCTATACCGTTTAGATATCTTGGGGTTCCCCTTGCAACTAAGCGGCTTCGGATTTCGGACTATAACCCTCTCCTTAACTCCTTAGTCCAGCATGTTTAATGGTTGGCCGAGACACACTCTATCTTATACAGGCAAGACACAGCTTATTTACTCGGTGCTTCAAAGGGTGGAATGTTTCTAGAtgttgttagaccccgtggttgttttgatgtgatcaaccaaattggttaggtcctgctttgtgtttgatccctgtgtctgagtgtgcaggagcacaggaagtcgagtggaagacgcagctagcgagaaggacggcacgggaagggagccgacaagctcggtgcgtccgaaggacgagagaactgcggaagagtacaccggtgggcgagaaaaacatgcgcggcgttcgaggggcgttaagccgggtgggaaggctgctcgaggagaaggccggaaattgggttcgggtgagccttatttcggttggccggaatcacccaagcgaacggagcgtcggaagccaAAACGAAGAAGCTGAAATTTTGTACTGCCCatagaggcgccttcatggtgcttgaaggcgcctccaagcaggcaacagaggcgccttcatggctcattgaaggcgccttgatctggtcaaaaatgaccgtttgcgctgcagataaagttttatccactcactcgatagaggcgccttggacctcagtTGAAAGCGCCTTGgacctccgagatagaatttccagaggctatttaaaggtccctagagctaggaattattcatcaactcaagcaatcaactgtgtagttatttctagcaatagttctaagcttccaaagtgtaaaaggcttttccgccttcagagaaggagatctttcagtgcgcttttcttactgccttggattaacaaccttcttggttgtaaccaagtaaatagttgagtctctttttgtttctgttaatttatttgttattatttactattgcactatttgagttgaaagcacgagaagggtatagtttttatttttttcagacaattcacccccctcttgtcggcctccactgCACCTACAGATGCCCATCTTACCAGTGCCCAGACCATATCTATAACATTTGCAAATCTTTCATGTGAACATCTAAGCACCCTCCGATATCTTGGGCTGGTATGTGTAaaccgaaggaggaaggaggCTTGGGATTCAGGGAGTTAATGAGTTGGAACTTAGCTCTGCTAGCTAAGGTACTTTGGTGGATTGAGGTAAAAGCAGATGCTCTTTGGATCAAATGGGTTCACCACATGTATATGAGGCATGCAGATGTGTTGTCCTGGGAAGTATCCCCTTCAGATTCACCCTTGATTAAGAGGTTACTCCTAATACGGGACCGAATTCTTTCGGATGTGGGCTCGGCATTTGCTGCTAGACAAAGACGGGCAGGATGGTTCGCACAGGGCAGTGGAGTGGCATGAGCATATGATTTCTTTAAACATCCAATCCTAAGAAGGTATGGGCACAAACGGTGTGGAAAACTTACTTACAGCCTAGTCATGCTACCACTTGTTGGATGTTGGCCTTGGGACGCTTCGCACTAAAGACGGATAGGAGTACTGGGAGGATAAGCAGTGTGCATTTTGTCGACAGATTTTGGAGATACAGGAGCATTTGGTTTTTTGAGTGTCCCCCTATTCCTGAGTTATGGAGGAGGATCAGAAACTGGCTCTACACTTTCAGACAAGCTCTAAGAGTGTTTGGGAGATGTTACCATAGGAATAGGGTATTACGAAGGCCCGGTACTTAGCATTGTCTTCATTGATACTATCTTTGAGAGCGGGCAATTAAGTGTTAAAACGATATTCAGGAGTATGTGTATACATGTATAGGTCTTTAGAAGTGTACTTTGATCTAATGTTGCATCAGTCataagtgttggggttgcaagattacaaacatagtcccatattaaaaacatatgggaaagatcatgggtttataaaataaagatatctccattagtatgaggcattttgggtagaacccaagagtaaaagcatgagggctttggctcaaagtggacaatatcatgtcactGTGGAGATATCTAGATTCTTTTGGTcttaataattggtatcagagctaggtcgcTTTTCACCTGACTAACCGCCGAAAGAAGCACGAGTCAaagccatgatccaagatcgaaccgtgggtgaaaccttgaacaaaGTAGGGGAGACCCTGAGCAAGTCAAAAGTGAACCGATACTCGAGGAgaggccctgagcaggtcaagagtgacccaatACTCAAGGGAAGAccctgagtaggtcaagagtgacccgatacttAAGGGGGGATCCTGTGGTCCCTTGTTTGGGGGGAGgggttgttggggttgcaaggttgtaaacatagtcccacattgaagacacatgggaaagatcatgggtttataagagaaagatatttccattgatatgaggtcttttgggtaaagcccaagagtaaaaccatgagggttaagcccaaagtggacaatatcataccattgtggagatatctagaTTCTTTTGGTCCTAGCAATAAGTAGCCACTATAGACCATTTTCTGTATTCTTGAACtatgatatgatattttttcttataaaaaaaaaaagtccaTAATTCCAAAATAATGTATTTTAATCAATCTAGACAATTAGATTAAAAACCACGGTGAAAACCCCATTCTTTGTATTAGTGTAGAATTCCAAAACAATATATTTTAGTGTATGTAGGCAATTAGCAAGTTACTAGCTTTCAATTCTATATTAACAATTGTGGATGGAGTGAATTCAGAGTAGGGCACCAACATATAAACAGACAGATTTCTGGTTTTGTGGTGTGAATACTAGAATATGACGAACTGTATAATTGAAAAGAGGCAAGCAACAATAATTAGAAGAATTCTGGTTTAACAGACCAATACACCCAAGGGTTGAAATTCCGTTTCGTGCCGGGCGACACGAACGAAATTCACCTTTCTGCCTAGGGAGAGAAACAGGCACCGCAAGCGCAGCCGTTTCGAGCATCAAGCGCGCGCTTCCTGAGTTGTCGCCGGTAGCTTCTGGTGTCGCCAGAAGCATTGCGGGACGCTTTTGGCGGCACTAGAAGCGTCCCGCGAAGCTTCTAGCGCCACCGGAGGCATCGCAGGACGCCTCCGGAGCCGCTAGAGGCAACGCAGGCGCGGGGCGACGCGGGGGCGGAGGCAATGCTAAGGTTAATAAtgagatttaattatttaaacaattcctaagtATAATATTTTAAAGAGACTTTCATAAactcctaattaaattatcccaaaaaaatatatttaaaattttaaaaataataataaattttattaattaatattctgaaattttttttactttttaacttttatttaaaaaatttaattttttgtttaaaaatctaaaaaatttaaaaaaactctaaattttttttaaaaaattgtaaaaaaattattttaaaaaaaacaagtttatattctgatatttttaaaattattttgtatttttttctattttaatatttaattattattcgaATATAttgtttactattttaaatatatattatttaaattaataattaattaaataaataaatagttaatttatataattattatatataacataacatctttgtattaatttatataattatgattatttaatctgaGCATTAAATAACTATAGAGTTGACTTAAAGAAAATGTTACAAGAACTAATGCTTCCATTTGATTCACATCACTTATTAGTAAGGTAatatattatgatgtatcaattttaattcgattttttaataaatcaattttttttaaagaaaattatatttaattattttctctaacaatattaagttgttcaataacggagaacttatataaaattaatatacaacttatttttaaattatacataataaacatatttatctaataattaatatatataaataaaaaaatgtcgAAACCGTATCGGCACAGcatgatacgataccgaaaccgtatcgttccggtctgggaCCGAAACTTCAGCACGGgtagagattttaaaccttgaatACACCATTCTAACCTGCTAGCTCTACACGAGAGGATTCACCGGAACTCCATCCACTCAATTGAGGATAGTTTTGTGTAAAGATTGTGCAGAGATGGTAATTTTTAAGTGGCTTCAGCCTATGATCATTTTGATCAGTTTGGGTATGCACTTTTGATGTTGAAACAATAATCTGGAAGTCTACTACTCCTCTAAAAGATATTAATGTGGCTAGTCCTCCTTGATAGAGTAAACACAATAGCTAGGCTGTCAAAGAAGGGTATTCTTATGGAGGACATAAACTAAcgtttttacttaaaaaaaaaagctCAAAGTCAATGTGGAAGTCCCTTTACCTTCCAATCCTGATGCGATTGGaaccacaagatatccaaacatatGGCATAAACTGATAATACCCTGATCCAAGGATGGATCTATGGTTCTGTAGATGTGGGAAAACTTCTAGCAATCAGCTGCTTGGCAGAAATGACAAAAACTTTGGCTGAACTTCCAAAGATTTAGAATCTCAAAGCGGAGGCAATGGCAGGTGAGTGTTATACAGTTATTGGGAGGGAGAGATTCAGAGAGTTGGCTAAGCTAAGGTCCCAGATGTGCTTTCTATTCAATCCTCCATTTCCTTTTTTACTGATAGCCTCATTACGCTGTCGTCTTTAGATTTGATAAGGAAGCATGGTTGCCATATTGGAAGTTCCAAAAAATTAAGTATCCGCATGCTGGATCACTGGGATCGGTGGAACAATAATAGGTAAaacaattcaaagaaagaaaaaaatgaaaacaataaaataacaatataaaagaaccaaataagaaaacacatcaaaatatatatataaacaatcaAACTTATGTTtgattaaaaaatctaaaaatgatcaATAATCTTATagcattaataaattaaatcctttgaaactaaaataaaactcaTTAATCAAATTATCTTGATacataaatttattatataatttaaatctgatttaattaaattatgtagcttatattaaattaaactaaatcaaaaaacTTACACAAATATTAATTGAATTTCATTAGAGAATTTTgaattaaactaaaactaaatcaactaagcttacaataaatataattataattacaataaatattaattaaattagaatgGCATAAATAACTAATGGACAACAAATAATTAATTACTATACAAATATTATTAATCATAATTAACTACtatgtaaataaaataaatacaagtaCCTATTAGATATCAATGTGTTAAAGTTAATAGTCATACCAGGAAAAAGTTTTGTGCTCCTTAGCAAAAAAGTGTCGCACCTCATGGTGGCAAACGGAAAATTCGCTCACCTCCAGTGCCTCCGCAAGCCTGTCCTCAGGCCAACACGGAAGAGAAGTGTCGCACCTCGCACAAGCAACATGTCGCATGCATAAACATCATATGCACTCCTGAGTCAAAACACATTATCACAATCTCCTTGTCCTTGGCACTCCAGCAGCTTTCCACAAAATTGTCTTCACTGTTGGTGGGAGATTCCCAAATGGGTCAACATGATTGCTTAATTACCTCTATTTTTCACCTAATTTTGTCTAATTTTCTCACTATGTCATTGCTTTCTACTAGAATTTCATCAAATTGAGATTGATGTTTCAACATTAAAGAATTTCTAGAACTTGTCCAAGAATCGGCACTAATCAGATCGACCAACATCAATATCTATCCAACTCAGTCAATCCATTTTGGGATCGACCAAGATTGCCAAACATTTTAACATTCAAGGCAAGGAATTGAATAGAGTATGTGTTTGCACGATGCATGGCCTAGTTCTATCaataataaaatcttccttaGTGTACCTTCCAACCCATTTTTATCTTTTTAGTGGAAAACAAAAAAATGACTTACAGTGATCTTAGATTAACTACTTTTATAGTTGCTAACATAATGAGATCGTAGCGAGGCATGCACTTACAGAATTAATGAAAACTTATATCCAACTCTGTTATGGACTATTGTCAACCATATATCATTTTGCTAATAAAAAATTCATCAATATTTTACTGTAATTTTAGAAACCACAGTGCTTCATGACCATGTTCTATATGAACAAGTGTTGTGGTTCACGTAATTTACCTTTTacctttcatcaaaaaaaaaagtgttgtGGTTCATGTGATTTTAGTGAGTAGATTATTTATTTACTAAGTTTTTAAGGGATAGGTTATTCATGTCCAAATCTTGTAAATCCCTCACCAACTTCCGTACACCTAATTATTGCTGCTTTTCTTTGCCCTCTTTATCTAGCCTCTGTGCCTCCACCTCCTGCAGAAGCTAAcaacatcaatcaaaatatcatcttGTTGACCTTCACCATTGAGACTAAATCATCTACGAGGACAGAGAGTCCTTTCTTGCCTCCCATGGCACATGATAAAACAAGCATGTGTGTCTCCCTTTGCCATGACATCAAATATACTCGAACCCAAGCATGCTTAGAGATGTCAACAAGTTGTATCTTGTTGGGCCTAGCATGGGCCTGATGGGCTCATTTAATTTCATGTTAAGCCCGACTTAATATAAGAAGCAATCAGACATGTTAAACACTGCCTGTTAATCCATATACCATTGCCGAACCTGAGTTTGGGTTTGTGCACCTCAAGCTCATGGCATTCCAAGCCCATGAgctgatttatttaaaaataataacaataagcatctttaaaatttctaaaaaaaagacAAATAATCAGGAAAAAAAATATTGCTAAGAGGATTGGACAAGGCTCGACCACCACAGACTATGTCAGGCCAAGCATCGCTCAGTTTGGGCCCAAGCCCCAGGGTGGCTACCTCTGTGTCAGGCCTGGACCAGCAGGTATGCCTAGCCGGGCGTGGCAAGGCCCAAGTCAACCTGGGCAGTGCCATGCTAGGTCGTGCCACGAGTATGGCCGTGCCCCGGGCCACACTGCCCAATTTACACCTCTAAGCGTGCCAAGAGAAAGCTACAAATGTTGTGTACATATTCACTAAAAGTAAACTGATATATACTGTAAATGTAAATCAAACTTCATATAAACCATTTGCAGTTTACAGAAAGCTCAAATTTGATTAGTAGCACTGAACAACATGTATGGATTGTACTGGACAGTGCACAGATCAACCGGTGAAGGTAGTTTTCTACAAACAAATAATCCAGAAAGTATAAGTAAACTGATTTGTAGGGAAAGCAATATACCTCAGGCCACTCATCTGCTGCAAGATTCCAAGAATGGTGAAAACTGAAAAGAGCAAGCTTTTATAATCAATCAACT contains:
- the LOC121997482 gene encoding uncharacterized protein LOC121997482 isoform X8, which produces MLDVYKLVIQMFPSYTSSSASNVKQEILLGLGDLYTQAHMMFNVDMYLQLLGILHLAIRSSRNSSNVEREAYPDAYGDIATSHLNQIVWRKLLPVIVKLNLEASPTETFSVSAEVFHGLGRWKC
- the LOC121997482 gene encoding uncharacterized protein LOC121997482 isoform X9, which encodes MLDVYKLVIQMFPSYTSSSASNVKQEILLGLGDLYTQAHMMFNVDMYLQLLGILHLAIRSSRNSSNVEREAYPDAYGDIATSHLNQIVWRKLLPVIVKLNLEASPTETFSVSAEVFHGLGSFA
- the LOC121997482 gene encoding uncharacterized protein LOC121997482 isoform X3 translates to MLDVYKLVIQMFPSYTSSSASNVKQEILLGLGDLYTQAHMMFNVDMYLQLLGILHLAIRSSRNSSNVEREAYPDAYGDIATSHLNQIVWRKLLPVIVKLNLEASPTETFSVSAEVFHGLGRNNITCLVGGARSISNVSGYAEASCDVAEISDCLSYRGVVVEISSDRDSSGA
- the LOC121997482 gene encoding uncharacterized protein LOC121997482 isoform X1; translated protein: MLDVYKLVIQMFPSYTSSSASNVKQEILLGLGDLYTQAHMMFNVDMYLQLLGILHLAIRSSRNSSNVEREAIQENLPPVLRTILEILPLLHPALLQSTWPLFIKELVYYVIGWENDTSVNEMKLTLLLNHDQKGGVVVSHNASNSGNKFGNLSNKKKEIMQKIRYDVSNGGSSDCVKLAVSRCLW